Proteins encoded together in one Penicillium digitatum chromosome 1, complete sequence window:
- a CDS encoding Aldehyde/histidinol dehydrogenase — protein sequence MESLVKESIETRLFINGEFRASSSNKTFEVIYPYTKEVVAQVQEADIQDVEDAVSAANAAFPTWRDLGTDKRGAYLRKLALLILESNNELAKLETLSTGRPISQFFDATAAADCFTYFAGGGWTAQGTASLNTPDHLNLTVKQPYGVVALIIPWNFPLVMFAGKLAPALAAGNTIVLKSSEKAPLTSLYVAKLINKVGFPPGVINIISGFGNPAGAALASHMTVRCISFTGSTATGQKIQTAAAQSNMKHVHMELGGKSPAIIFEDADLETAVAQTQFSIQFNSGQVCSANSRIYVHESVAKKFVELFREKFAAAQMGDPLDPATTHGPQIDLLQYNRIMKYLDIGEKDGILSLGGDANDGFFVRPTIFEGVAEDSRLMLEEVFGPVVAINTFSTETEAIEKANNSEFGLYAAVFTKDIDRAIRLAKALDAGTVGVNCTSPTNAKDTAFGGFKMSGNGREGLLYSLDGFLETKSILIKTGRL from the exons ATGGAGTCTTTAGTGAAAGAATCTATCGAGACTCGGCTGTTCATTAACGGCGAG TTTCGAGCATCTTCTAGTAACAAAACTTTTGAAGTCATATATCCATACACCAAGGAGGTTGTTGCGCAAG TACAAGAAGCCGACATACAAGACGTGGAGGACGCTGTTTCTGCTGCCAATGCAGCTTTCCCCACCTGGCGAGACCTGGGAACCGACAAGCGCGGTGCATACCTGCGCAAACTAGCCCTGCTCATCTTGGAATCAAACAATGAGCTGGCAAAGCTCGAGACACTCTCTACCGGCAGACCAATCTCGCAGTTCTTTGACGCTACTGCAGCCGCCGATTGTTTTACCTACTTCGCTGGTGGCGGTTGGACCGCGCAGGGAACGGCCAGCCTCAATACACCCGACCACCTGAACCTGACTGTCAAGCAACCTTATGGTGTTGTAGCACTGATCATCCCGTGGAACTTCCCGCTTGTCATGTTTGCTGGGAAGCTGGCACCGGCACTGGCAGCAGGCAATACAATTGTATTAAAGAGTAGCGAGAAGGCGCCCTTGACG TCTCTCTATGTAGCCAAGCTAATCAACAAAGTGGGCTTTCCACCTGGAGTAATCAACATCATCTCTGGGTTTGGCAACCCTGCTGGGGCAGCACTGGCATCGCACATGACCGTCCGCTGTATCAGCTTCACTGGCTCCACAGCAACGGGCCAAAAGATCCAGACGGCAGCCGCACAGTCAAATATGAAGCACGTACACATGGAGCTGGGGGGGAAGTCACCAGCGATTATCTTCGAAGACGCGGACCTAGAGACAGCCGTTGCACAGACACAATTTAGCATTCAGTTCAACAGCGGACAAGTGTGCTCGGCAAATTCACGGATTTACGTTCACGAGTCTGTGGCTAAAAAATTTGTTGAATTATTCCGGGAGAAGTTTGCTGCTGCCCAGATGGGTGATCCGCTCGATCCTGCTACTACGCATGGTCCGCAGATTGATCTGCTGCAGTACAACCGTATCATGAAATACCTTGATATCGGGGAGAAGGATGGGATACTCAGTCTGGGTGGTGATGCCAATGACGGGTTCTTTGTGCGGCCGACTATTTTTGAGGGCGTTGCTGAGGACTCGCGGCTGATGCTCGAGGAGGTCTTTGGTCCGGTTGTCGCGATAAATACCTTTTCCACCGAGACTGAGGCAATTGAGAAGGCAAATAATTCGGAGTTCGGCCTGTACGCCGCTGTCTTTACCAAGGACATTGATCGTGCCATTCGTTTGGCAAAGGCTCTGGATGCGGGCACTGTTGGGGTGAACTGCACTAGCCCGACGAATGCTAAGGACACTGCATTTGGTGGGTTCAAGATGAGTGGAAATGGCCGGGAGGGGCTTCTGTATAGTCTTGACGGTTTTCTTGAGACTAAGAGTATCTTGATCAAGACAGGACGTCTCTGA
- a CDS encoding Phosphoesterase has protein sequence MKAVIAGLMGAAALATAQTATTSEPALADIRAATATTKPEVTVSNVKGLAFDRFYQVWLENIDYSDAASDANMQWLASQGILLTNYYAVTHPSEPNYCASAGGDTFGMDNDDFHQIPANVSTIADLLDTKSVSWAEYQEHIPYAGFQGYNYSNQETYHNDYVRKHNPLVLYDSVVANNSRARHIKSFDDFENDLQDKKLPQWAFITPNMTNDAHDTNITFAAKWERPWVSKLLENEYFYNNTLLLLTFDEDETYTNDNRLFSVLLGGAVPEHLKGTKDDTFYTHYSSIASVSANWGLPSLGRWDCGANLFEIVANKTGYVNYEVDKTHLTLNQTYPGPLSIGDKSIGNTSTFTAEWPVPITDSNEKCSAGHGILDIVKKTYGHLESTYDTKPYPWEAKTHYNDKVTAKRPSNVTTSKTNSTAVNSSSTGAGVSATAPITTVMLGALLAIAAYSF, from the exons ATGAAGGCTGTTATCGCTGGCTTGATGGGAGCGGCTGCTCTGGCAACCGCTCAGACTGCTACTACCTCTGAGCCCGCTCTTGCGGACATTCGTGCGGCTACTGCAACTACCAAGCCGGAGGTTACCGTCTCTAATGTTAAGGGCTTGGCTTTTGATCGTTTTTATCAAGTCTGGCTGGAGAACATC GACTATAGTGATGCCGCCTCCGATGCCAACATGCAGTGGCTTGCTTCTCAGGGTATTCTACT GACCAACTACTACGCTGTCACCCATCCTTCCGAGCCCAACTACTGCGCTTCCGCTGGCGGTGACACATTTGGAATGGATAACGACGACTTCCATCAGATCCCTGCGAACGTTTCCACCATCGCTGATCTGCTTGATACCAAGAGCGTCTCATGGGCTGAATACCAGGAGCACATTCCCTATGCTGGTTTCCAGGGCTACAACTATTCCAATCAGGAAACTTACCACAATGATTACGTTCGCAAGCACAATCCTTTGGTGCTGTATGACTCCGTTGTGGCCAATAACAGTCGTGCGCGTCACATCAAGAgctttgatgactttgaaaaTGATCTCCAGGACAAGAAGCTTCCTCAGTGGGCGTTCATCACCCCTAATATGACCAACGATGCGCATGACACCAACATCACTTTCGCTGCCAAGTGGGAGCGTCCTTGGGTGTCCAAATTGCTCGAGAACGAGTACTTCTACAACAACACTCTCCTCCTTCTGACCTTTGATGAGGACGAGACCTACACAAACGACAACCGTCTCTTCAGCGTTCTACTTGGCGGTGCCGTTCCTGAACATCTCAAGGGTACTAAGGACGATACCTTTTACACACACTACTCCAGCATTGCCAGTGTCTCCGCTAACTGGGGTCTTCCTTCTCTGGGTCGCTGGGATTGTGGTGCAAACCTCTTCGAGATTGTCGCCAACAAGACTGGCTACGTCAACTACGAGGTCGACAAGACCCACCTCACGCTTAACCAGACTTACCCCGGCCCATTGTCGATTGGTGACAAGTCGATTGGCAATACCTCCACCTTCACTGCCGAGTGGCCAGTTCCCATCACCGACAGCAATGAAAAGTGTTCCGCTGGCCACGGTATCCTGGATATCGTCAAGAAAACCTACGGACACCTGGAATCGACATACGACACTAAGCCATACCCCTGGGAGGCCAAGACTCACTACAACGACAAGGTGACCGCCAAGCGCCCATCAAACGTGACCACAAGCAAGACCAACTCCACTGCAGTGAACTCTAGCAGCACAGGCGCTGGTGTTTCTGCCACGGCTCCCATCACTACTGTCATGCTCGGAGCCCTGTTGGCCATCGCTGCCTACTCCTTCTGA
- a CDS encoding betaine-aldehyde dehydrogenase — MPTTEELNHVGISAERDLNSHQAKQGRSMKSDSTLESGVDEMVDQRFSQPTSVKYGPGSTASGSDHRVIPDEEGGVRDDRNRLARASQFEGSGGPRG, encoded by the exons ATGcctaccactgaagaattAAACCATGTAGGCATCAGCGCCGAGAGGGACCTCAACTCCCACCAGGCCAAGCAGGGTCGCAGTATGAAGAGTGACTCAA CTCTTGAGTCTGGAGTCGACGAGATGGTCGACCAGCGATTCTCCCAGCCCACAAGTGTGAAGTACGGCCCTGGCTCAACTGCCTCTGGCAGCGACCACCGTGTGATCCCCGACGAGGAGGGTGGAGTTCGCGATGACCGCAACAG ACTCGCTAGGGCAAGTCAGTTTGAGGGCTCTGGCGGTCCGAGGGGCTGA
- a CDS encoding Importin 11, putative, which produces MAFAIETQGEITPLSPQNVLNTLVLAASSSQQQVRTGTEQLQNWEKQGMYYSFLQEVFLDHSVPNEVRYLAIIQLKNGIDKYWRKTAPNAIKAEEKEYIKTRALEAGIVEPAPLLALHNSLMIAKIMRFEFPHDWPDAISYIISSLRSSVQHGANPLQLPRTLLILLQIIKELSTARIQRTRHNLQSASPEIFQLLGGIYVDKINQWGAMLEQGGAGEGELLETLELSLVSLKVLRRLIIAGFEHPSRSQEVQSFWELTHAHFSKFHSLVDESTNLPEPIHRAIEKHLLQMSKLHVEMAKTHPASFALLPNSISLVKSYWSLVVKLGEKYDSLGAGGEDEGKSLTEKTGLRALLLIRACAKMAFNPAQTFKYQTPEDKGERKNSVQLVKTQLFTDEFVINVMELLVTQFFRFRKIDFQDWEEEPEDWEKREEENADAWEFSIRSCSEKLFLDLVIHFKDLLIPRLLTVFYTFASTDNHNVLLKDSLYSAIGLAAASLEHHLDFNAFLEHTMVVEVQSQEPEYKLLRRRIALVLGQWVPVKAGELNTNAIYQIFQHLLGKHDPLNDLVVRITAGRQLRSVLDSYEFSPEAFMSFAPTILESLMSLVQEVESSDTKMGLLETVRMVVVKMEEHITPFSDRIISLLPPLWESSGEEHLMKQAILTLLSSLIQSLGQESMRYHSLILPLIQSSVEPGSETIVYLLDEALELWHAIIQATPSPASPEIISLFPSLFPILEGATDSTPQAIHILESYVFLAPQEILSDRFRFQLFVILESLLRSTTQQRLGVIPRLADLMLRGAETVDGGSEATYGVISQSLLDSSFLASLLEGLYSAHEASQTSGPKRKSSPVVGNVESDYFSVLARLALASPTILASSVAAATNSSEEQSLTWILTEWFLHYDNIGSINQKKLHVLGLTQLLALQGAPLDPSVPPPPPDYILSHLQSYLSVWTDLITELADGGTDSNADYLVCWNAPAGSETAMPESTQEVESPEIVRRRDWQSGDAIHRFMIRDFVRHRLQEVITGCGGAQRFQDEWLVNIDTEVVSAFGALELL; this is translated from the exons ATGGCCTTCGCCATCGAAACACAGGGCGAGATAACCCCCCTCAGCCCCCAGAATGTGCTCAATACGCTAGTACTTGCTGCGAGCTCGTCCCAGCAGCAAGTCCGGACGGGCACTGAACAGCTCCAGAACTGGGAGAAACAGGGCATGTACTACTCTTTTCTACAG GAAGTCTTCCTTGACCACTCAGTACCGAATGAAGTTCGCTACCTCGCCATCATCCAACTGAAGAACGGAATTGACAAGTATTGGCGCAAGACAGCACCAAA TGCGATTAAGgcagaagaaaaggaataCATCAAGACCCGGGCTCTCGAGGCAGGAATTGTTGAGCCTGCGCCGCTGCTGGCTCTCCATAACTCGTTGATGATTGCCAAAATCATGCGATTTGAGTTTCCGCATGACTG GCCTGATGCTATTTCGTACATCATTTCCTCACTCCGGTCCTCCGTCCAACATGGAGCAAATCCACTCCAACTCCCCCGAACTCTCCTCATATTACTACAAATTATCAAAGAATTATCTACAGCACGAATACAACGAACGCGACACAACCTTCAGTCTGCATCGCCTGAGATATTCCAGTTACTGGGAGGCATCTATGTTGATAAAATCAATCAATGGGGGGCGATGCTGGAGCAGGGTGGTGCTGGCGAAGGGGAGTTGCTGGAGACGCTCGAATTGAGCTTGGTGTCTCTCAAGGTTCTAAGGCGCCTGATAATTGCTGGCTTTGAACACCCGAGTCGCAGCCAAGAAGTACAGAGCTTCTGGGAGCTGACCCATGCGCACTTCAGCAAATTCCATTCTCTCGTGGATGAGTCTACTAATCTACCCGAACCAATTCATCGGGCTATCGAGAAGCATTTGCTGCAGATGTCGAAGTTGCACGTTGAAATGGCCAAAACACACCCCGCATCTTTCGCGTTGCTGCCAAATAGTATCTCGCTTGTCAAGTCGTATTGGTCATTAGTCGTCAAACTAGGCGAGAAATATGACAGCCTTGGTGCTGGGGGCGAAGATGAAGGGAAATCCTTGACGGAGAAGACCGGCCTCCGGGCTCTGCTCTTGATCCGTGCATGCGCAAAAATGGCGTTCAATCCTGCCCAGACTTTCAAGTATCAGACACCGGAAGACAAGGGGGAGCGGAAAAATTCCGTTCAGCTTGTCAAAACGCAACTCTTTACGGATGAATTTGTGATCAATGTCATGGAGCTACTCGTCACACAGTTCTTCAGGTTCCGCAAGATCGATTTCCAAGATTGGGAAGAAGAACCAGAGGACTGGGAGAAGCGAGAGGAAGAGAATGCTGACGCTTGGGAGTTCTCAATCCGTTCATGCTCGGAAAAACTTTTCCTTGATCTCGTGATTCACTTCAAGGATTTGTTGATTCCACGTTTGCTGACCGTATTCTATACTTTTGCGA GCACCGACAACCACAATGTGTTGTTGAAAGACTCGCTGTATTCTGCCATCGGCTTGGCTGCGGCTAGTCTTGAACATCATCTGGACTTCAACGCATTCTTGGAGCACACCATGGTTGTTGAGGTTCAATCCCAGGAACCAGAGTACAAGCTTCTAAGGAGAAGAATTGCGCTTGTGCTTGGTCAATGGGTTCCAGTCAAGGCAGGCGAACTGAACACAAACGCAATTTACCAGATCTTCCAGCATTTGCTTGGCAAGCATGATCCTTTGAACGACCTAGTTGTTCGCATCACTGCCGGTCGGCAACTACGGAGTGTGCTAGACTCTTACGAATTTTCGCCCGAGGCCTTCATGTCATTTGCGCCTACCATCCTGGAGAGTCTCATGTCTCTCGTTCAAGAAGTCGAATCCTCGGATACGAAGATGGGGCTTTTGGAGACGGTTCGCATGGTGGTAGTCAAGATGGAAGAGCAT ATCACCCCCTTCTCCGATCGAATCATCTCTTTACTCCCACCGTTGTGGGAAAGCTCTGGCGAAGAGCACTTGATGAAACAAGCTATTTTGACTTTGCTGTCATCTCTGATTCAATCGCTAGGGCAGGAGTCTATGAGGTACCACTCTCTCATTCTTCCCCTGATCCAAAGTTCGGTAGAACCTGGCTCG GAAACCATTGTTTACCTTCTAGATGAGGCACTGGAACTCTGGCATGCAATAATTCAGGCCACGCCATCTCCTGCCTCGCCGGAGATCATATCACTCTTCCCGTCTTTGTTCCCCATTCTGGAAGGAGCAACCGATAGCACTCCGCAGGCCATTCATATCCTCGAATCTTATGTGTTCCTCGCGCCGCAGGAGATCCTGAGTGACCGTTTCCGTTTCCAACTCTTCGTGATTCTTGAATCACTACTCAGATCCACAACCCAGCAACGTCTCGGCGTGATACCTCGCCTTGCCGATCTGATGCTTCGCGGTGCTGAAACCGTCGATGGCGGTAGCGAAGCAACCTATGGCGTCATTTCACAATCCCTTCTGGACAGCTCGTTCCTTGCCTCCCTGCTCGAAGGCCTCTACTCTGCCCACGAAGCGAGTCAGACGTCTGGCCCAAAGAGAAAGTCCTCGCCTGTGGTCGGTAATGTCGAAAGCGATTATTTCTCTGTGCTAGCGCGCCTTGCACTAGCCAGCCCTACCATTTTAGCCTCATCGGTCGCCGCCGCGACCAACTCATCCGAAGAACAATCTCTGACCTGGATCCTAACCGAATGGTTTTTGCACTACGACAACATTGGTAGTATTAACCAAAAGAAACTGCACGTACTTGGCCTCACCCAACTCTTGGCCTTGCAAGGAGCGCCACTCGATCCGTCCGTGCCTCCTCCACCCCCTGATTACATTCTTTCTCACCTACAATCGTACTTGAGTGTGTGGACAGATCTCATCACCGAGTTAGCAGACGGTGGTACGGACTCCAATGCCGATTATTTAGTCTGCTGGAATGCACCCGCCGGGTCCGAAACCGCGATGCCAGAAAGCACCCAAGAAGTCGAATCGCCCGAGATCGTCCGTCGCCGTGACTGGCAGTCTGGGGATGCAATTCATCGCTTCATGATCCGAGACTTTGTGCGCCATCGTCTGCAAGAGGTCATTACTGGCTGTGGTGGAGCGCAGCGGTTCCAGGATGAGTGGCTGGTCAACATTGACACCGAAGTTGTTTCGGCGTTTGGAGCACTTGAATTGCTCTGA
- a CDS encoding Exo-beta-1,3-glucanase (Exg1), putative: MPSMSEISQKSLLGLSLMAALVQATPTVSLNFNYRDDKVRGVNLGGWLVTEPWITPSIFDAAGDAAVDEWSLCETLGADECRSVLSQHWSSFITADDLNQIASAGMNHVRIPVGYWALKHLDGDQYIDGQLEYLDQAIGWARAAGLKVIVDLHGAPGSQNGFDNSGKRGSIQWQQGDTVEHTKDVLDALAARYEGDGDVVTAIEALNEPSIPGGVNQDGLKQYYYDSWGLIRKASQDTTLVLHDGFMPPESWNGFMSESTGVWYVMMDTHHYEVFDSGLLAVDTETHISNVCSFAKDHVVTSDKWAVVGEWTGAMTDCAKYLNGKGIGARYDGTFFNSQYIGSCEGKSTGSVDALSEEDRSNTRRFIEGQLDAYEKGNGWLYWTWKTEGAPEWDMQQQIAGGVFPNPVTSREFPGQC, encoded by the exons ATGCCGTCCATGTCCGAGATCTCGCAGAAATCCTTGCTCGGGCTGTCTTTGATGGCAGCCTTGGTGCAGGCCACACCCACAGT TAGCCTAAACTTCAACTACCGGGATGACAAGGTCCGGGGTGTCAACCTCGGTGGTTGGCTGGTAACTGAACCCTGGATCACTCCATCGATTTTTGACGCCGCTGGCGATGCGGCGGTCGATGAGTGGTCTCTCTGTGAGACTTTGGGTGCGGATGAATGTCGCTCTGTTCTGTCCCAACACTGGAGCAGTTTCATTACCGCCGACGATTTGAATCAAATCGCCAGTGCAGGAATGAACCACGTCAGAATCCCTGTGGGATACTGGGCTTTGAAGCACTTGGATGGAGACCAGTACATCGATGGTCAGCTGGAGTATCTCGACCAGGCCATCGGCTGGGCTCGCGCCGCCGGTCTCAAGGTCATTGTTGATTTGCACGGAG CTCCTGGCTCTCAGAACGGATTTGACAACAGTGGAAAACGCGGCAGTATTCAATGGCAACAGGGTGATACGGTTGAACATACCAAAGATGTCCTGGATGCTCTCGCTGCGCGGTATGAAGGCGATGGGGACGTTGTAACTGCAATCGAGGCTTTGAACGAACCTAGCATCCCAGGCGGAGTAAACCAGGATGGTCTGAAGCAATACTACTACGATTCATGGGGCCTGATCCGAAAGGCAAGCCAGGACACCACGCTGGTCCTGCATGACGGCTTCATGCCTCCTGAATCATGGAACGGCTTCATGAGCGAGTCTACCGGTGTCTGGTATGTGATGATGGACACCCACCACTATGAAGTGTTCGACAGCGGTCTACTCGCTGTGGACACCGAAACCCACATCAGCAATGTCTGCAGCTTTGCCAAAGATCACGTTGTGACCTCGGATAAGTGGGCTGTTGTTGGGGAGTGGACTGGCGCCATGACCGATTGTGCTAAGTACTTGAACGGAAAGGGGATTGGTGCCCGCTACGATGGGACTTTCTTCAATAGCCAATATATCGGCAGCTGTGAGGGCAAGTCGACTGGGTCCGTGGATGCTCTATCTGAGGAGGACCGAAGCAACACGCGTCGCTTCATCGAAGGCCAGCTTGATGCCTATGAGAAGGGTAACGGCTGGCTCTACTGGACCTGGAAGACCGAGGGTGCCCCCGAATGGGATATGCAACAGCAAATCGCTGGCGGTGTCTTTCCCAACCCTGTCACTAGTCGGGAATTCCCTGGCCAGTGCTGA
- a CDS encoding Cyanide hydratase/nitrilase, putative, whose translation MVPVLKKYKAAAVNAEPGWFDLQESVRRTIHWIDEAGKEGCKLIAFPELWIPGYPYWAWKVNYQESLPLLKKYRENSLASNSEEMRRIREAAKANKIWVSLGYSELDLASLYTTQIMISPAGDVINHRRKIKATHVERLVFGDGTGDTTESVMDTEIGRIGHLNCWENMNPFLKAYAASLGEQVHIAAWPLYPRKETLKYPDPYTNVAEANADLVTPAYAIETGAFTLAPWQTITAEGIKLNTPPGKELEDPNLYNGNGRIYGPDGQNLVPHPDRDFQGLLYVDIDLDEIHLTKSLADFGGHYMRPDLIRLLVDTNRKDLVVHEDRVNGGVTYTRTVDRVGLSTPLDSSAEAQPESQ comes from the exons ATGGTTCCCGTTCTCAAGAAGTACAAGGCCGCCGCCGTCAATGCCGAGCCTGGCTGGTTCGACCTCCAGGAGTCTGTTCGCCGGACAATCCACTGGATCGATGAAGCCGGAAAGGAAGGTTGCAAGTTGATTGCCTTCCCGGAGTTGT GGATTCCCGGCTACCCCTACTGGGCCTGGAAGGTCAACTACCAGGAGAGCCTACCTCTGCTGAAGAAGTACCGCGAGAACAGTCTCGCCTCCAACTCGGAGGAAATGCGCCGCATCCGTGAGGCAGCCAAGGCCAACAAGATTTGGGTGTCTCTTGGATACTCGGAGCTCGATCTCGCGAGTCTGTACACGACGCAGATCATGATCAGCCCGGCGGGAGATGTCATCAACCACCGTCGCAAAATCAAGGCCACCCACGTCGAGCGCCTTGTTTTCGGAGACGGCACTGGCGACACTACCGAGTCCGTGATGGACACCGAAATCGGCCGTATTGGACACCTGAACTGCTGGGAGAACATGAACCCTTTCCTGAAGGCCTACGCCGCCTCGCTCGGTGAGCAGGTGCACATCGCTGCTTGGCCTCTGTACCCCCGAAAGGAGACTCTCAAGTACCCGGATCCATACACCAACGTGGCCGAGGCAAACGCTGAT CTTGTTACCCCCGCTTACGCGATCGAGACTGGCGCGTTCACACTCGCCCCCTGGCAGACAATCACCGCCGAGGGAATCAAGCTCAACACCCCTCCTGGAAAGGAGCTTGAGGATCCCAACCTCTACAACGGAAATGGCCGTATCTATGGTCCCGATGGACAGAACCTCGTTCCCCACCCCGACAGAGACTTCCAGGGTCTTCTTTACGTGGAC ATTGACCTCGACGAGATCCACCTGACCAAGTCTTTGGCCGATTTCGGCGGTCACTACATGCGCCCGGACTTGATCCGTCTTCTGGTCGACACCAACCGCAAGGATTTGGTTGTGCACGAGGACAGAGTCAACGGGGGTGTTACTTACACTCGGACAGTTGACCGGGTCGGACTTTCGACTCCTTTGGACTCGTCTGCCGAGGCTCAACCCGAGAGCCAGTAG
- a CDS encoding Hydrolase, putative, protein MPSNDGTKFQENKARSEGYSLKKPPLTTPWTDKVGTNPWPEYPRPLLQRSEWKNLNGVWKYQKALGLDAIQQPPFGQELAQDVLIPSCLESGLSGIQTDWALYSWFSTSFEVSSSWKGEQVLLNFGAVDYEATVFVNGEEAGFHRGGYFRFTVDVTKYLKFDQPNELLVFVHDPTDNGDYVIPIGKQTLRPNHIFYTPCSGIWQSVWLEAAPSNHIAQLDLDANMDGQVNITVHSSAKEKSAQAEVTVHKDGKTVATHQGPTDEPFQFIVSSPQLWSPDSPDLYNVTVKLGTDQVESYIGFRTISRGKIDGIERPLLNGEFVFMFGTLDQGYWPDGLYTPPSKEAMVFDLEMLKKLGFNMVRKHIKVETDLFYQACDELGLLVIQDMPSMRPLQSRRDANCNLINILPDEKQQAEFVRQLNVLVNQLKSFPSIVTWVIYNEAWGQITEHYPEFELTERVRHLDPTRLVDSTTGWDDHGAGDFSDNHHYANPQCGTPFYSTPSSPYDPNRIGFQGEFGGIGTNVSSEHLWNSQVSINTIGQTYEIDTTIETWNYRSHLLLNELEDQVRLYACSGGVWTQTTDVEGEVNGLLTYDRRVARVDVKQWQADIKGLYDAAAARSNAAGKSS, encoded by the exons ATGCCTAGCAATGATGGCACGAAGTTTCAGGAAAACAAGGCACGCAGTGAAGGTTACTCCCTTAAGAAGCCTCCCTTGACAACACCATGGACTGACAAAGTCGGAACGAACCCGTGGCCCGAATATCCGCGGCCGTTGCTGCAGCGCTCTGAATGGAAGAATCTCAACGGAGTGTGGAAGTACCAAAAAGCTTTAGGCCTCGATGCTATTCAGCAACCACCCTTTGGGCAAGAGCTTGCACAGGATGTTTTgattccatcgtgtcttgaGAGTGGACTGTCCG GAATTCAGACTGATTGGGCTTTGTACTCTTGGTTTTCGACATCCTTCGAGGTATCATCGTCGTGGAAGGGTGAGCAAGTATTGCTAAATTTTGGAGCGGTGGACTATGAAGCCACAGTCTTTGTCAACGGCGAAGAAGCAGGCTTCCACCGTGGCGGATACTTCCGCTTCACGGTCGACGTGACAAAGTACCTGAAGTTTGATCAGCCGAATGAGCT ACTTGTGTTCGTGCATGATCCTACTGACAATGGTGACTATGTTATTCCTATTGGAAAGCAGACCTTGAGGCCGAATCATATCTTTTATACCCCGTGCAGTGGAATATGGCAATCTGTTTGGCTCGAGGCTGCCCCATCTAACCACATTGCCCAACTCGACCTCGACGCCAACATGGATGGCCAAG TAAACATCACTGTACACAGCTCCGCCAAGGAGAAATCGGCCCAGGCCGAGGTTACGGTCCACAAAGATGGCAAGACTGTTGCAACCCATCAAGGCCCCACCGATGAGCCATTCCAATTTATCGTATCTTCGCCCCAGCTCTGGTCCCCAGATTCGCCTGACCTGTACAATGTGACCGTCAAGCTTGGAACCGATCAGGTGGAGAGCTACATTGGCTTCCGCACAATCTCCAGGGGCAAGATTGACGGGATTGAGCGACCCTTGCTCAACGGAGAATTTGTTTTCATGTTCGGTACCTTGGATCAAGGCTATTGGCCCGATGGCTTATATACACCACCCAGTAAAGAGGCGATGGTGTTCGATTTAGAGATGCTAAAGAAGCTGGGATTCAACATGGTCCGAAAGCAT ATCAAGGTCGAGACCGATCTGTTCTATCAAGCATGCGACGAGCTCGGCCTGCTTGTGATCCAGGATATGCCTTCCATGCGCCCGCTGCAGTCCAGGAGAGATGCAAACTGCAACTTGATCAATATTCTACCAGATGAGAAGCAGCAGGCTGAGTTCGTTCGCCAGCTAAATGTGTTGGTCAACCAACTCAAGAGCTTCCCCAGTATTGTAACCTGG GTCATTTACAACGAAGCCTGGGGCCAAATCACAGAACACTACCCCGAGTTTGAACTGACCGAGCGGGTAAGACATCTGGACCCCACTCGGCTTGTCGACTCGACGACTGGCTGGGATGACCACGGCGCGGGAGACTTTAGT GACAACCACCATTACGCAAACCCACAATGTGGCACTCCCTTCTACTCCACACCATCGAGCCCATATGATCCCAACCGGATTGGGTTCCAGGGTGAATTTGGCGGCATCGGGACAAATGTATCCAGTGAGCATCTCTGGAACAGCCAGGTATCCATCAATACTATCGGCCAGACATACGAAATCGACACCACCATTGAGACATGGAATTATCGGAGTCACCTTCTCTTGAACGAGCTTGAGGATCAAGTCCGCCTGTACGCATGCAGTGGGGGCGTCTGGACGCAGACGACCGATGTCGAGGGCGAGGTTAACGGCCTGCTTACGTATGATCGCCGCGTGGCAAGAGTCGACGTGAAACAGTGGCAGGCAGACATCAAGGGTCTCTATGATGCCGCCGCCGCACGGAGCAACGCAGCCGGGAAAAGTTCATGA